A single Xiphias gladius isolate SHS-SW01 ecotype Sanya breed wild chromosome 18, ASM1685928v1, whole genome shotgun sequence DNA region contains:
- the LOC120803736 gene encoding oxysterol-binding protein-related protein 2-like, with product MSNEDEFYDAVTGLDSDESYEGVSEASFKDALVFDGSSQKDNGSVPQENGIKKHRMSLPAPMFSRNTISVWSILKKCIGLELSKITMPIIFNEPLSFLQRITEYMEHTYLINKACSLSNSIERMQAVAAFAVSAVASQWDRTGKPFNPLLGETFELTREEQGFRLVSEQVSHHPPVSAFHAESLAGDFVFHGSIYPKLKFWGKSVEAEPKGTITLELLKHNEAYTWSNPYCCVHNIILGKLWIEQYGTVEIVNHSTGDKCVLNFKPCGMFGKELHKVEGYIQDKSKKKRCVIYGKWTECMWSVDPQAYETHKKSDKKGDNKKHKNEELEGAENDDADDMPEIQETVCVVPGSTLLWRIDSRPAHSATMYNFTNFAMSLNELEPGMEAILAPTDCRFRPDIRAMENGNMDEASKEKERLEDKQRTARKERAKNEEEWSTRWFQSGNNPYTGFQDWIYTGGYFSRNYQDLPDIY from the exons GCCTGGATTCAGATGAGTCGTATGAAGGGGTGTCGGAAGCCAGTTTCAAAGATGCACTGGTGTTTGATGGCAGCAGTCAGAAGGACAACGGCTCAGTGCCACAGGAGAACGGCATCAAGAAACACAG GATGTCATTACCTGCTCCCATGTTTTCCAGAAACACTATCAGTGTCTGGAGTATCCTGAAAAAATGCATTGGATTG GAACTGTCCAAGATCACGATGCCCATCATCTTCAACGAGCCTCTGAGCTTCCTACAGAGAATCACAGAATACATGGAACACACTTACCTCATCAACAAAGCCTGCTCACTGTCCAACTCCATAGAGCGCATgcag GCAGTTGCTGCTTTTGCTGTGTCAGCAGTTGCGTCACAGTGGGACAGAACTGGAAAACCCTTCAACCCTCTGTTGGGAGAGACCTTTGAACTCaccag AGAGGAACAGGGTTTCCGGCTGGTATCAGAGCAAGTATCCCATCATCCGCCAGTCAGTGCCTTCCATGCAGAGAGCCTGGCCGGGGACTTTGTCTTTCACGGCTCCATCTACCCCAAACTCAAGTTCTGGGGCAAGAGTGTTGAGGCTGAGCCTAAAGGGACCATCACACTAGAGCTGCTCAA GCACAACGAGGCGTACACATGGAGTAACCCCTACTGCTGTGTACACAACATCATCCTAGGCAAATTGTGGATAGAGCAGTATGGCACAGTGGAAATAGTCAACCACAG CACTGGAGACAAGTGTGTGTTGAATTTCAAGCCCTGTGGGATGTTTGGCAAAGAGCTACACAAAGTGGAGGGATACATCCAGGACAAGAG taAAAAGAAGCGCTGTGTCATCTATGGGAAGTGGACCGAGTGCATGTGGAGTGTCGACCCTCAGGCCTACGAGACCCACAAGAAGTCAGATAAGAAAGGAGACAACAAGAAGCACAAAAAT gaagagctggagggAGCGGAGAACGATGACGCGGATGACATGCCAGAAATCCAGGAGACGGTGTGTGTCGTACCAGGAAGCACTCTGCTGTGGAGGATAGACTCCAGACCAGCACACTCCGCTAcg ATGTACAACTTCACCAACTTTGCGATGTCTCTCAATGAACTGGAGCCTGGCATGGAGGCCATCTTGGCCCCCACCGACTGTCGCTTCAGGCCTGACATCAGAGCCATGGAGAATGGCAACATGg ATGAGGCGAGTAAGGAGAAGGAGAGACTGGAGGACAAACAGAGAACTGCAAGAAAGGAGAGAGCCAAGAATGAAGAGGAGTGGTCTACTCG GTGGTTCCAGTCGGGCAACAACCCGTACACTGGCTTCCAGGACTGGATCTACACTGGTGGCTACTTCAGTAGGAACTACCAAGACCTGCCTGACATCTACTGA